A single region of the Brachypodium distachyon strain Bd21 chromosome 3, Brachypodium_distachyon_v3.0, whole genome shotgun sequence genome encodes:
- the LOC100845209 gene encoding mRNA cap guanine-N7 methyltransferase 1: MNKRPRDEPSSSLASAPKRQFGAGGGGGGYGGQQGYSEERSSARRVADHYSARSNQTLEERENSPIIHLKKLNNWIKSVLVQLYARPGDCVLDLACGKGGDLIKWDKAKVGYYVGVDIAEGSIRDCMTRYNGDTDQQRRKKFSFPARLICADCYETRLDEYLSKDAPFDICSCQFAMHYSWSTEARARQALANISALLRPGGTFIGTMPDANVIIKRLRETDGMEFGNSVYWITFGEEYTEKKFPASRPFGIKYKFHLEDAVDCPEWVVPFHLFKLLAEEYDLELVLMKNFHEFVNEYLQKPEFADLMRRLGALGDGRPGQSTLSQDEWEVSYLYLAFVLRKRGPPPSQRRSNNVNRGKTFLAEDDIEFLGI; encoded by the exons CCGCGAcgagccctcctcctccctcgcctccgcccccAAGCGCCAGTTCGGCGCAG gcggcggcggcggcggatacGGGGGGCAGCAAGGGTACTCGGAGGAGCGGAGCAGCGCGCGGCGGGTGGCGGACCACTACAGCGCGAGGTCGAACCAGACGCTCGAGGAGCGCGAGAACAGCCCCATCATACACCTCAAGAAACTCAATAACTGG ATAAAGAGCGTCCTGGTCCAGCTGTATGCGCGCCCAGGTGACTGCGTTCTTGATCTTGCTTGTGGCAAG GGAGGTGATTTGATAAAGTGGGATAAAGCCAAGGTTGGCTATTATGTTGGGGTCGATATTGCAGAAGGCTCG ATAAGAGATTGCATGACCCGTTATAACGGTGACACCGATCAACAGCGCAGGAAGAAGTTCAGTTTTCCTGCACGGCTTATTTGTGCTGATTGTTATGAG ACTCGGCTGGATGAATATTTATCCAAGGATGCCCCATTCGACATATGCAGTTGCCAG TTTGCGATGCATTACTCTTGGTCTACTGAAGCGCGTGCCAGACAAGCTCTCGCTAATATATCAGCATTGCTTCGTCCTGGAGGCACTTTCATAGGGACAATGCCTGACGCTAATGTCATTATTAAAAGGCTAAGAGAAA CTGACGGGATGGAGTTTGGAAATAGTGTTTACTGGATTACTTTTGGTGAAGAATACACCGAAAAG AAATTTCCTGCATCTAGACCTTTTGGTATCAAGTACAAGTTTCATTTAGAG GATGCAGTTGACTGCCCAGAATGGGTTGTTCCATTCCATCTCTTCAAATTGCTGGCAGAGGAG TACGATCTAGAGCTGGTTCTAATGAAGAACTTCCACGAATTTGTGAATGAGTACTTGCAAAAGCCAGAGTTTGCTGATCTCATGCGGAGACTGGGTGCTCTTGGTGATGGACGACCGGGCCAAA GTACACTATCACAGGATGAGTGGGAGGTATCCTATCTATACCTCGCGTTTGTTTTGCGGAAG CGAGGCCCTCCACCGTCCCAACGGAGGTCCAACAATGTTAACAGAGGGAAGACATTCCTTGCCGAGGATGACATAGAGTTTCTCGGGATATAA